The Acidimicrobiales bacterium sequence TGGCGAACGTCATGGCGGCAGCGCGTCCCATGCTCCCGCCGGTGCCGGTGACGACGCAGACCTTTCCGGAGAGCCGGCCGGACATCTCAGTGTGCCATCCGGTTCAGTTTGCGAGCGTGCCGTCGAAGTCCCATGTGGTGTGGGTACCGTCGCAGAACGGCTTGTTCGAGGAACGTCCGCAACGGCACATCGCCACCGGGTCGTCGTGTT is a genomic window containing:
- a CDS encoding CDGSH iron-sulfur domain-containing protein, with product MPDVSITPSEDGPYIVSGPFTLVAPDGHEIEHDDPVAMCRCGRSSNKPFCDGTHTTWDFDGTLAN